The nucleotide sequence ATCCGCCTGGTGCCGGAGGTGAACGCGGCGGTCGGCGAGCAGAGCCGCCTGCTGGGCCTCATCGGCGGCCGGCGGACCCTCTACGTGGGACTGCCGCTGCTGCAGGCCATGCGGGTCGACCAGCTCCGCTCGGTGCTGGCCCACGAGCTGGGCCACTACTCCGGCCGGCACACCCGGCTGGGCGGCGTCGCCTACCGGGGCCGCCTGGCCATCGGCGAGACCATCGAGCGGATCAGCCCGCGCAACCCGATCGGCTGGGTCTTCAAGCAGTACGCGAAGCTCTACCTGCTGGTCGACAACGCCGCGTCCCGTCGCCAGGAGCTGGAGGCCGACCGCGCCTCCGTGCAGATCGCGGGGCACCAGGCCGCGGCCTCGGCGCTGCGCACCCTGCCCGCCCTCGACGCGGCCTGGCGCTTCTACGAGACCCGGTACGTCGACCCGGGTTGGTCGGCCGGGCTGGCGCCGGACGACTTCTTCGGCGGCTTCGGCCACCTCCTGCAGGCACGCCGCGACGAGATCGACGAGCTGCGGGAGAACGCCCCGGAGGGTCCGGCGTCCCGCTGGGACACCCACCCGCCGATCGGCGCGCGCGTCGCCGCGATGGACCAGATCCCTCCGGTGCACGTCACGCCGGACGACCGGCCGGCCTGGAGCATGCTCGCCGACGTGGTGGGCGCCGGCCGGGCGCTCCAGAGCCTGATCGTCGCCCACGGCTCCCGCCGCCTGCTGCCCTGGCCGGAGTTCATCGCCGAGTCGATTGCCGCCGGGGTGCAGCAGCGGGCGGACGGGATCTACCGCGCGGCCGGCCGGTTCACCGGCACGCCGGAGCCGGGCCTGCCCACCGTCCTGGACCTGGTCCGCGCCGGCCGGCTCGGTGAGTTCGCCGAGCAGTTCTTCACCAACGCCACCCGCCGGGAGGCGGCGGCCGCCTTCGCCGGCCCGATGGAGACGCTGCTCGACAACGCGGCGGTCCGCTCGGGCCGGGCGTACTGGCAGCTCTCCTGGTCCGAACCGGCCCGGCTGGTCGGTCGCTCCGGCGAGCCGTGGGACCTGGCCGAGGTCGCCAAGCTGGCGGTCGCCCCGGAGACCCTGGACGAGGCGCTCGCCCGGCTGGCCGAGCTGGGCGTCGACGTGCGGCAGTCGACGGTGCTCCAGGCCCGGGCCTCGGCCCGGAACGCCGACC is from Micromonospora terminaliae and encodes:
- a CDS encoding M48 family metallopeptidase produces the protein MSATYRALASVVMLIGFYVVALLQLAAVAALGVWLFSHTSGVITGKLLLPLVVALGAVGVGLWKAIRTKNEPAPGLILDERAAPWLWATVRELATAVGTRAPDEIRLVPEVNAAVGEQSRLLGLIGGRRTLYVGLPLLQAMRVDQLRSVLAHELGHYSGRHTRLGGVAYRGRLAIGETIERISPRNPIGWVFKQYAKLYLLVDNAASRRQELEADRASVQIAGHQAAASALRTLPALDAAWRFYETRYVDPGWSAGLAPDDFFGGFGHLLQARRDEIDELRENAPEGPASRWDTHPPIGARVAAMDQIPPVHVTPDDRPAWSMLADVVGAGRALQSLIVAHGSRRLLPWPEFIAESIAAGVQQRADGIYRAAGRFTGTPEPGLPTVLDLVRAGRLGEFAEQFFTNATRREAAAAFAGPMETLLDNAAVRSGRAYWQLSWSEPARLVGRSGEPWDLAEVAKLAVAPETLDEALARLAELGVDVRQSTVLQARASARNADLIAALANIKIDGREHDVYVLDNGLVLVPEPGKAHEGEKRLKEVLSATPVAEVASRNPFLPYEEIRSVEVTKRVPLKAVITLHDGRTVQVQELMASEFLEKHSRDTLLRVFEQINA